One genomic region from Haloterrigena gelatinilytica encodes:
- a CDS encoding glycoside hydrolase family 43 protein — protein MQAYLFVHFREKRTPDGEQVYFGISEDGFRWEAVNGGDPVLWSYEGDKGVRDCTITRTTDGRFVIMGTDLSLAYGMPNQYDDSWEEITRNGSTSLVMWESENLVDWSEQRMVELGDESFGCLWAPDITYDSENDEYVVHWSSAHRSDDFEEKAIYYARTESFEEFSEPELQYRKPDSGVIDSAMYEENGSYYCFLKSEANPAGIILLKAQRPTGPFTRVTAFDRTMEGLEGERYEAPTAVKLEDGRWCLFVDYFGGSPETQGYVPFVAESLEDEFVRADDEFSFPYGFKHGTVLPITGEEYDRLKAYEKDPSER, from the coding sequence ATGCAGGCCTACTTGTTCGTTCACTTCAGGGAGAAGCGGACGCCGGACGGTGAGCAGGTGTACTTCGGGATCAGCGAGGACGGGTTCCGCTGGGAGGCGGTAAACGGCGGCGATCCCGTCCTCTGGAGTTACGAGGGCGATAAGGGGGTCAGGGACTGCACGATCACCAGAACGACCGACGGGCGGTTCGTGATCATGGGGACGGACCTCAGCCTGGCCTACGGGATGCCCAATCAGTACGACGACTCGTGGGAGGAGATAACGCGCAACGGGAGTACCTCGCTGGTGATGTGGGAATCCGAAAATCTGGTCGACTGGTCCGAACAGCGGATGGTCGAACTCGGCGACGAGTCGTTCGGCTGCCTCTGGGCGCCGGATATCACGTACGACAGCGAGAACGACGAGTACGTCGTTCACTGGTCGTCGGCCCACCGCAGCGACGATTTCGAGGAGAAGGCGATCTACTACGCGCGGACCGAGTCGTTCGAGGAGTTCTCGGAGCCGGAACTGCAGTACCGAAAGCCGGACAGCGGCGTCATCGACTCCGCGATGTACGAGGAGAACGGATCGTACTACTGTTTCCTGAAAAGCGAAGCGAACCCCGCCGGAATCATCCTGTTGAAGGCCCAGCGTCCGACCGGACCGTTCACTCGAGTGACGGCGTTCGATCGCACCATGGAGGGACTGGAGGGCGAGCGGTACGAGGCGCCGACCGCCGTGAAACTCGAGGACGGCCGGTGGTGTCTGTTCGTCGATTACTTCGGCGGTAGCCCCGAGACGCAGGGTTACGTTCCGTTCGTAGCCGAGTCGCTGGAGGACGAGTTCGTGCGCGCCGACGACGAGTTCTCGTTTCCCTACGGGTTCAAACACGGCACGGTGCTGCCGATCACGGGAGAGGAGTACGACCGCCTGAAGGCCTACGAGAAGGATCCGTCGGAGCGGTAG